Part of the Microvirgula aerodenitrificans DSM 15089 genome, GATGCCGCATCTGCTGATGCTGGCGCTGGTCGCTTTCGGCGGCTTCTTCCCGTCGCTGCAGTTCACCTGTCTGAATTCGATCGTCTATGCCGAGATTGCCAGCGCCGACGCCGGCCGCGCAACCAGCCTGGCCAGCGTGGTGCAGCAGTTGTCGCTCGGGCTCGGGGTCATCGTTGCCGGCATGACGCTGCAGATCTCGCAGCGGGTGCAGGGCCATGCGCAACTGGGCGCGGCCGATTTCTGGCCGGCCTTCGTGGTGGTCGGTCTGTTCTCGATACTGTCGGTGGTCGAGACGCGGCGGTTGCCACCCGGTGCCGGTGCGGCACTGACGCACAGCGAGGCGCCCCGTTAGACGCGGCTGCATTCTGCAGCGGGTGTCCGGGAGGGCTCTCTGCGCTGGCGGGAAAGGGGCAGGTCAGTCGTGGCCGATCTTGCGGTCGCGGCCGGCAGCAAGCCCGGCGATCAGCGCGCCGAGCACGATCAGCGCCAGCAGCGGACCGGTGGCCTGCCAGCTGCCGCTCCACTCGCGGACCATGCCGATGGTCAGCGGACCCAGCGCCGCCAGCGTGTAGCCGAGCCCCTGGGCCATGCCGGACAGCTGCGCGGCGGTGGTGGCATTGCGGGTGCGCAGTACCAGCAGCGACAGCGCCAGGCTGAAATTGCCGCCCTGACCGAGGCCGAGCACCACGGCCCACAGCGGCAGCTGTGTGGCCGGCGCATACAGGCAGCCGAACAGGCCGGCAGCGGTCAGGGTCAGCATCAGTACGATCGGGCCGCGCTGGTCGCGGGCGCGGCGCGCCAGCCATGGCCCGCCGAGCGAGGTGATCAGCTGCATCATGACCGAGACCGACATCCAGCCCCCGGCTGCCAGCGGCGTCAGTCCGCGTGCCTGCAGAATGGACGGCAGCCAGCCGAAGACGATATAGGCCGTCGATGACTGCAGGCCCATGAACAGCGTGACCTGCCAGGCCAGCGGCTCGCGCCACAGCCGGGCCGGTACCTGTGCCTGGCTGTTCAGCGTATGGGCATGGCGCACCTGCGGCAGCCACAGCAGCGCGGCGAGCACGGCCAGTAGCGCCCAGCTGGCGATGGCCGGCCTCCAGCTGCCGAAATACTGCGCCAGTGGCACGGTAAAGCCTGCTGCCAGTGCCGCGCCGGCGCACAGCGCCATGGTGTAGACCCCGGTCATCAGATCGGCCTGGGCCGGAAAGTTGCGCTTGACGATGCCGGGCAGCAACACCCCGGCGATGCCGATGCCGGCCCCGGCGATCACGGTGCCGGCAAACAGGCCGGGGATGCCGAAGCGGGTGCGCAGCAGCATGCCGCCGGCCAGCACGGCCAGCGCGACCAGGATGCCGCGCTCGGGGCCGATGCGGCGGGCCAGCAGCGGAGCCAGCGGCGCGAACAGGCCGAGGCAGAACACCGGGAGCGTGGTCAGCCAGCCAGCCGTGACGGCAGACAGCCCGAGCGTGAGCCGGATGTCTTCCAGTACCGGCGAGATGCTGGACAGGGCCGGTCGCAGGTTCAGACCGACCAGAATAATGCCGGCAAGCAGCAGGGCGTGGCCGTGACGGGCGGGCAAAATATCGGGAACGGCGGACACGGCGGCGCTCGCAGCAAACGGGGGCTGGCACTATTCCATCCGCACCGGCGGGCGTCAACCTGACTGGCGCAAGGGGCTTGCCGTCGCACACGCATAAGGAAAGCGCCAAACGATACAGCGGCGTGCGGACGATGGCGCTAAGATGCCGCATTCAACATTACCGCCTGTCGCTCCGATGTCCCGTCCCGTTTTCAAAACCCTGGAAGATTTCATCGGCAATACGCCGCTGGTCCGGCTCAAGCGTCTGCCCGGGCAGACGACCAATACCCTGTTGCTGAAGCTGGAAGGCAACAACCCGGCCGGTTCGGTCAAGGACAGGCCGGCGATCAACATGATCCGCGCCGCGCAGGCACGGGGCGACATTCATCCCGGCGATACGCTGATCGAGGCCACCAGCGGCAATACCGGTATCGGACTGGCGATG contains:
- a CDS encoding CynX/NimT family MFS transporter; this encodes MSAVPDILPARHGHALLLAGIILVGLNLRPALSSISPVLEDIRLTLGLSAVTAGWLTTLPVFCLGLFAPLAPLLARRIGPERGILVALAVLAGGMLLRTRFGIPGLFAGTVIAGAGIGIAGVLLPGIVKRNFPAQADLMTGVYTMALCAGAALAAGFTVPLAQYFGSWRPAIASWALLAVLAALLWLPQVRHAHTLNSQAQVPARLWREPLAWQVTLFMGLQSSTAYIVFGWLPSILQARGLTPLAAGGWMSVSVMMQLITSLGGPWLARRARDQRGPIVLMLTLTAAGLFGCLYAPATQLPLWAVVLGLGQGGNFSLALSLLVLRTRNATTAAQLSGMAQGLGYTLAALGPLTIGMVREWSGSWQATGPLLALIVLGALIAGLAAGRDRKIGHD